The Mycobacterium avium subsp. avium genomic sequence CCACCACCTTCAGGCCGGCGGTGTGCGCCCAGTACGACTCGGTGGATTCCGAATGATGTTCGGCGGCACCGATTCCGCCGAACGACGGTACCCGGACCGTCACCGGCATGTCGATCGCGCCGCGGGTCCGGGTGCGGTACTTCGCCAGATGGCTGACCACTTGGTCGAACGCCGGGTAGGAGAACCCGTCGAACTGGATCTCGGGCACCGGCACGAAGCCGCGCAGCGCCAGCCCCACCGCGATGCCGATGATCGCGGATTCCGCCAACGGCGTATCGAAGCAACGACTCTCGCCGAACGCCTCCGCCAGCCCTTCGGTCACCCGGAAGACCCCGCCCTGGACCGCGACGTCTTCACCGAACACCAGCACCCGCTCGTCGGCGGCCATCGCGTCGTGCAGGGCACGGTTGAGCGCCTGCACCATGGTCAACGCCTGCGCGCCGAGCGCGACGTCCTGCACTGCCGCGGTGAGGGTTTCGCCGTGGCCGGTCGGGCGATCAGCGAGCTGGGTCATCTCTCAATCACTTTTCTCGAGTTCGGTCCGCAGCGCACGGCGCTGCGCCTGCAGCTCCGGCGTGATTTCGGCGTACACCGCGGTGAACACCTCGTCGACGTCGAGATCGGGCGCATCGAACACCGCGTCGCGCAGCTCGGCGCGCATCCGCGTGGCGCGCCCGATCACCCGCTCCTCCAAGCGCTCCGACCACAGGCCCTGGCCCTGCAGGTAGCTGCGGTAGCGCGGGATCGGGTCCAGCGCGGCCCAGTGGTCGACCTCGTCCTGTGTCCGGTACCGGGTCGGGTCATCGGAGGTGGTGTGCGGCCCCAGCCGGTAGGTGATCGCCTCGATCAACGTCGGGCCGCCCCCGGCGCGGGCCCGGGCGGCGGCCTCGGCCGTCACCGCGTAGCAGGCCAGCACGTCATTGCCGTCCACCCGGATGCCGGGCATCCCGTAGCCAATTGCCTTGTGCGCCAACGACGGTGCGGCGGTCTGTTTGGCGACCGGCAGGGAAATCGCCCACTGGTTGTTCTGCACGAAGAACACGCAGGGTGTGCGGAACACGGCGGCGAAGTTCAGCGCCTCGTGCACGTCGCCCACACTGGTGGCTCCGTCGCCCAGGAACGCGATCGTCACCGAATCTTCGCCCAGCCGTTGGGCGGCCATCGCCGCGCCCACCGCGTGCAGGGTTTGGGTGCCGATCGGGATGGACAGCGGAGCGCAGCACTTGTCGGTGAATCCCAGTCCGCCGTGCCACGTTCCGCGCCACACCGCCCCGACGTTGCCGGGCGGGATGCCGCGCACCAAAAAGGCGCCGAGTTCCCGGTATTGGGGGAACAACCAGTCGGTTTTGCGCAGGCAGGCCGTCGCGCCCACCTGAGCGGCTTCCTGACCGCGGCAGGACGCGAACAGCGCCAACTGGCCTTGGCGTTTGAGGTTCACGAATTCGCCGTCGAGCTCCCGGGTGAGCACCATCATCTCGTAGAGCCAGCTCAGCGTCTCCGCGGGAAGCTCACGGCTGTAGCGATGTTCGGGGGTCGGGGTGCCGTCGGCGGCGACGAGTTGCACCGGTTGCAGGTCGACGGTCATCGGCGGCTGAGATGTCTGCGCCATACCGCCTCCCTTGCTCGGTGCATACCGCGAGCGGAAGTCGATCGCCAGCTACACGAAAGGCTTCGCTCGCCGCGACACTGGCGTACTCACCATTATGCGCCCGAATCAGAAGAGACCGCGTTGATTGCACCGACGGCCCGGACGTGTCGCCGCTCAGCCGGGCGGGCGGGCCGGCCGCGGCGGGACGGTCAGCCCGCGGCCGTCTCACCCGCCCGGCGCAGCATCATCTGCGCGTGCTTGAGCACCGGCGAGTCGACCATCTGTCCCTCGAATGCGAACACCCCGCGTTCGCTGCGGGCGGCCGCCAGCACCCGTCGCGCCCAGTCCAGCTTCTCCTCGGGCGGGCGGTACGCCTGGCGCACCACCGGAACCTGGCTCGGGTGGATGCACACCGTTCCGGCAAAGCCCAGCGCGACGGCGTCTTCGGCCTCGGCCCGCAACCCGTCGAGGTCGCGGATGTCCAAGTGGACGGCGTCGAGCGCGGCCCGGCCGAAGGCCGACGCGGTCAGCAGGGCGGTCGAGCGCACGTGGTGGGCGACGTCGCGGTAGCTGCCGTCGGCCCGGCGGCTCGAGCTGCCGCCGAGCGTGGCGACCAGGTCCTCAGCGCCCCACATCAGCGCCACCGTGTTCTGGGCCGCCGCGATCTCGGTGGCGAACACCGCCCCGCGCGGGGTTTCCAGCAGCGCGATCACCTCGCGCGGCGCCAGGGTCTGCACCTGGGCCGCCGATTCTGTCTTGGACAGCATCACCGTGGTGTACGCGGTACCGGCCAACGCCTCCAGATCGCGGGCGTACTCGTCGGTGTCGGCGGCGTTGACCCGCACCACGGTGCGCTCGGGGTCCAGCGGCGTCTCCAGCAAGGCCTTGCGGGCGGCGGGCTTGTCCGCCTCGGCCACGCCGTCCTCCAGGTCGAGGATCACCACGTCGGCGGCCGCGGCGGCCTTGGCGAAACGCTCGGGACGGTCGGCCGGGCAGAACAGCCATGCCGGACCGGCGGCGTGCGGGTTCACGGGGCCTCCTGGTCGCTTGGGCGCTTCTGCACCAGCGTGGTGCGCACGGCGCGGGCCACGACGTCGCCGTGCTGGTTGCGCCCGGTGTGCTCGAGGGTGACGATGCCCTCGCCGGGCCGGCTCTTGGACTCGCGCTTGCCGGTGCAGACGGTTTCGGCGTAGAGGGTGTCGCCGTGGAAGACGGGCTTGGGGAACGACACCTCGGAGAAGCCCAGGTTGGCCACGATGGTGCCGAGCGTCAGCTGCGACACCGACAGCCCCACCAGGGTGGACAGGGTGAACATGGAGTTCACCAGCCGCTCGCCGCGAAAGCCCGGCTGCTGCGCGGCCCAGGCCGCGTCGAGGTGCAGCGACTGGGTGTTCATGGTCAGCGTGGTGAACAAGACGTTGTCGGCCTCGGTGATCGTGCGACCGGGGCGGTGCAGGTAGGTGGTGCCGATCTCGAACTCTTCGAACCACAAGCCGCGCTGGACAACCGATTTGACTGGTTCGCTCATGACAGCCCCAGCGAGCGGGCGATGAGCATCAGCTGCACCTCGGTGGTGCCCTCGCCGATTTCGAGGATCTTGCTGTCGCGGTAGTGACGGGCCACCGGATATTCGTTCATGAAGCCGTAGCCGCCATGGATCTGGGTTGCGTCGCGGGCGTTGTCCATCGCCGCTTCCGACGCGATCATCTTCGCGATCGCCGCCTCCTTCTTGAAGGGCTTGCCCGCCAACATCTTTGCAGCCGCATCGTAGTACGCGGTGCGGGCCACGTGGGCACGCGCCTCCATTCGGGCGATCTTGAAGCTGATCGCCTGATAGCTACCGATCGGTTGACCGAACGACTGGCGCTCCTTGGCGTACTTGACGCTCTCGTCGACGCAGCCCTGCGCGGCGCCGGTCGCCAGTGCGGCGATCGCGATGCGGCCCTCGTCCAGGATGGACAGGAAGTTCGCGTAGCCCGTCCCGCGGGCCCCGAGCAGGTTCTCTTCCGGCACCCGGGCGTCGGAAAAACTCAGCGGGTGGGTGTCCGACGCGTTCCAGCCCACCTTGCTGTAGACCGGTTCGACGGTGAATCCCGGTGTGCCGCTGGGCACGATGATGGTGGAGATCTCCTTCTTGTCCGCGCCGACCGTGCCGGTGACGGCGGTGACGGTGACCAGCGAGGTGATGTCGGTTCCCGAGTTGGTGATGAATTGCTTGCTGCCGTTGATCACCCATTCGCCGTCCTCGAGCCGGGCGGTGGTGCGGGTGGCGCCGGCGTCGGAACCGGCGCCCGGCTCGGTGAGCCCGAAGCCGGCCAGCGCCCGCCCGGCCGTCAAGTCCGGCAGCCACTTGCGTTTCTGTTCCTCGTTGCCGAACCGGTAGATCGGCATGGCGCCCAGGCTGACCCCGGCCTCCAGGGTGATGGCCACCGACTGGTCGACCTTGCCCAGTTCCTCCAGCGCCAGCGACAGCGCGAAGTAGTCACCGCCCATGCCGCCGTACTCCTCGGGGAAGGGCAGGCCGAACAGGCCCATCTCCCCCATCTTGGCGACGACCTCGTACGGAAAGCTGTGTTCCTCATCGTGTTTAGCTGACACGGGGGCGACGACGGTCCGCGCGAACTCGGCGACGGTGTCGCGCAGGTCCTGGTATTCCTTGGGCAGCGTTCCCGCGGTGATGGATGTGGTCATGTCTCGTCCTTACTCGAATCGGCCGGCGGGTCGGATTCCTCGGGCACCACCCGGGCCAGCACCTGGTCCACGCTCACCTGGTCGCCGACGCAGACCAGCACCTCCACCCGTCCGGAAACCGGCGCGGCCAGCGAGTGCTCCATCTTCATCGCCTCCACGACGACCACCACGTCGCCTTCGGAAACGTCGCTGCCCGAAGGGGTTTGGACGGCGATCACGCTGCCCGGCATCGGGCTGAGGATCTCGGCCCGCTGCGGGCCGGCGGCGCGGTGAATGGTGGTCTGTTCGGCCTCGCGCAGGTGCCAGGTTCCTCGCTCGTCGGCGATCCACAGGTGCCGGTCGGCCTCGGCCCAGCGGTAGTCGCGGCGCCGGCCGTCAAGCGTCACACTGATCCGGTCCGGCCCGAGATGCGCGCTGGCCGAAAGCCTTTCGCCGGCACCGACCTGTACTTCGGCGGCCTCGGGTGGCCCCCACACCGACACCGTCTCGGTGCGCAGCGCGGTGCGCATGTCGGTGCGGACCGGCGCCGGGCTACCGCCGGCCCGCCACCCCGTCGGCGCCGCCCAGGGGTTGCCGGCGAAGCGTCGCGCCCGGGCGGCCAGCGCCGATTGCCGGTACAGCCCGGCCGCGGCGAGCACGTCGTCGGGTGCGGGCAGCGGCGCGAAGTCGGCCAGCCGCGCATCCAGCAGCGCGGTGTCCAGATCGCCGGCGCGTACCCGTTGGTCGGCCAGCAGGAAGCGCAGGAACTCGACGTTGGTCTGGACGCCCAGGATCGCGGTGTGGCTCAACGCCCGGTCGAGTCTGGCCAGCGCCTCGTCGCGGTCGGCCCCGTGGGCGATCACCTTGCTCAGCATCGGGTCGTAGTCGCTGCCCACCACGGTGCCGGGCAGCAGCGAGGAGTCGACCCGCACGCCGTCACCGGACGGCTCGGAGACGCCGAGCACCCGGCCGCCGGTGGGCAGGAAGCCCCGCGCCGGATCCTCGGCGTACACCCGGGCCTCGATCGCGTGCCCACGCAGTTCGATGTCGTCCTGGGCGAACACCAGCTTCTCGCCGGCGGCCACCCGCAGCTGCCATTCCACCAGGTCCAGCCCGGTCACCGCCTCGGTGACCGGATGCTCGACCTGCAGCCGCGTGTTCATCTCCATGAAGAAGAACTCGTCGGGCCGATCGGCGGAGACGATGAACTCCACCGTGCCGGCGCCGACGTAGTCGACGCTGCGGGCGGTATTGCAGGCGGCCGCCCCGATCCGCGCCCGCGTCGCCGGGTCGAGCAGCGGCGACGGCGCCTCCTCGATGACCTTTTGATGGCGCCGCTGCAGGCTGCACTCGCGTTCGCCGAGATGCACGACGTTGCCGTGCGTGTCGGCCAGGATCTGCACCTCGATGTGCCTGGGGCGCAACACAAATCGTTCCAGAAACAGCGTGTCGTCGCCGAACGACGTGGCGGCCTCGCGGCGCGCGCCCACCAGCGCCTCGCGCAGCCTGCCCGGTTCTTCCACCAGGCGCATGCCCTTGCCGCCGCCGCCCGCCGACGGCTTGATCAGCACCGGGTAGCCGATCTCCTCGGCGGCGGCCACCAATTCGTCGTCGCCCAGCCCCGGTTTGGCCACCCCGGGCACCACCGGGACGTCGAATTCGGCGACGGCGTTCTTGGCGGTGATCTTGTCGCCCATCACCTGGATCGCCCGTGCCGGCGGGCCGAGGAACACCACCCCGGCCCGTTCGCATGCCGCAGCGAAATCGGCGTTCTCGGAGAGGAATCCGTACCCGGGATGGATCGCCTGCGCCCCGGTGCGCGTCGCCGCCTCGACGACCTTGTCGATGTTCAGGTAGCTGTCCCGGGCCGCGGCCGGCCCCAGCCGCACCGCTTCGTCGGCCTCGAGCACATGCCGCGCAGCGGCGTCGGGATCGCTGTAGACGGCGACCGACCGGATGCCCAGCCGGTGCAGGGTGCGGATCACCCGCACCGCGATCTCGCCGCGGTTGGCCACCAATACCGTTTCGAACACTGCACTCACATCCGGAAGACGCCGTAGCCGACGGGCTCCAACGGCGCCTGCGCGCACACCGAAAGAGCAAGCCCGACAAAGGTTCTGGTGTCGGCCGGGTCGATGATCCCATCGTCCCACAGCCGGGCGGTCGAATAGTAGGGGTTGCCCTGGTCCTCGTACTGCGCCCGGATAGGCGCCTTGAACGCCTCTTCCTCCTCGGCCGACCAGGGCTTGCCGGCCGCGGTGAGCTGCTCACCGCGCAC encodes the following:
- a CDS encoding acyl-CoA dehydrogenase family protein, with amino-acid sequence MTTSITAGTLPKEYQDLRDTVAEFARTVVAPVSAKHDEEHSFPYEVVAKMGEMGLFGLPFPEEYGGMGGDYFALSLALEELGKVDQSVAITLEAGVSLGAMPIYRFGNEEQKRKWLPDLTAGRALAGFGLTEPGAGSDAGATRTTARLEDGEWVINGSKQFITNSGTDITSLVTVTAVTGTVGADKKEISTIIVPSGTPGFTVEPVYSKVGWNASDTHPLSFSDARVPEENLLGARGTGYANFLSILDEGRIAIAALATGAAQGCVDESVKYAKERQSFGQPIGSYQAISFKIARMEARAHVARTAYYDAAAKMLAGKPFKKEAAIAKMIASEAAMDNARDATQIHGGYGFMNEYPVARHYRDSKILEIGEGTTEVQLMLIARSLGLS
- the pdhA gene encoding pyruvate dehydrogenase (acetyl-transferring) E1 component subunit alpha, which encodes MAQTSQPPMTVDLQPVQLVAADGTPTPEHRYSRELPAETLSWLYEMMVLTRELDGEFVNLKRQGQLALFASCRGQEAAQVGATACLRKTDWLFPQYRELGAFLVRGIPPGNVGAVWRGTWHGGLGFTDKCCAPLSIPIGTQTLHAVGAAMAAQRLGEDSVTIAFLGDGATSVGDVHEALNFAAVFRTPCVFFVQNNQWAISLPVAKQTAAPSLAHKAIGYGMPGIRVDGNDVLACYAVTAEAAARARAGGGPTLIEAITYRLGPHTTSDDPTRYRTQDEVDHWAALDPIPRYRSYLQGQGLWSERLEERVIGRATRMRAELRDAVFDAPDLDVDEVFTAVYAEITPELQAQRRALRTELEKSD
- a CDS encoding acetyl/propionyl/methylcrotonyl-CoA carboxylase subunit alpha — protein: MFETVLVANRGEIAVRVIRTLHRLGIRSVAVYSDPDAAARHVLEADEAVRLGPAAARDSYLNIDKVVEAATRTGAQAIHPGYGFLSENADFAAACERAGVVFLGPPARAIQVMGDKITAKNAVAEFDVPVVPGVAKPGLGDDELVAAAEEIGYPVLIKPSAGGGGKGMRLVEEPGRLREALVGARREAATSFGDDTLFLERFVLRPRHIEVQILADTHGNVVHLGERECSLQRRHQKVIEEAPSPLLDPATRARIGAAACNTARSVDYVGAGTVEFIVSADRPDEFFFMEMNTRLQVEHPVTEAVTGLDLVEWQLRVAAGEKLVFAQDDIELRGHAIEARVYAEDPARGFLPTGGRVLGVSEPSGDGVRVDSSLLPGTVVGSDYDPMLSKVIAHGADRDEALARLDRALSHTAILGVQTNVEFLRFLLADQRVRAGDLDTALLDARLADFAPLPAPDDVLAAAGLYRQSALAARARRFAGNPWAAPTGWRAGGSPAPVRTDMRTALRTETVSVWGPPEAAEVQVGAGERLSASAHLGPDRISVTLDGRRRDYRWAEADRHLWIADERGTWHLREAEQTTIHRAAGPQRAEILSPMPGSVIAVQTPSGSDVSEGDVVVVVEAMKMEHSLAAPVSGRVEVLVCVGDQVSVDQVLARVVPEESDPPADSSKDET
- a CDS encoding HpcH/HpaI aldolase/citrate lyase family protein gives rise to the protein MNPHAAGPAWLFCPADRPERFAKAAAAADVVILDLEDGVAEADKPAARKALLETPLDPERTVVRVNAADTDEYARDLEALAGTAYTTVMLSKTESAAQVQTLAPREVIALLETPRGAVFATEIAAAQNTVALMWGAEDLVATLGGSSSRRADGSYRDVAHHVRSTALLTASAFGRAALDAVHLDIRDLDGLRAEAEDAVALGFAGTVCIHPSQVPVVRQAYRPPEEKLDWARRVLAAARSERGVFAFEGQMVDSPVLKHAQMMLRRAGETAAG
- a CDS encoding MaoC family dehydratase, whose translation is MSEPVKSVVQRGLWFEEFEIGTTYLHRPGRTITEADNVLFTTLTMNTQSLHLDAAWAAQQPGFRGERLVNSMFTLSTLVGLSVSQLTLGTIVANLGFSEVSFPKPVFHGDTLYAETVCTGKRESKSRPGEGIVTLEHTGRNQHGDVVARAVRTTLVQKRPSDQEAP